One region of Sulfuricurvum sp. IAE1 genomic DNA includes:
- a CDS encoding SAM-dependent methyltransferase has translation MRFSDYMQEWLYGEQGYYASYRPIGKKGDFYTAVSTSKFFGGTIANHIVRRIDEGFLRSDALICEIGAHHGYLLADIIEFIHTLRPQLLQTLRFGIVERFEALRTAQQNYFDESFGNAVKLEHYGDLTEVSERCAFFVANEIFDAFPCELFYKGKTGRVEEGKVLFDIDDPEITELAEKYKQDRGEIARGYESFAQAMRKAAERFEFVSFDYGELQARSDFSIRVYREHQVYPLFDEALDMNEAFGRSDITYDVNFTHVKEAFENEGVVCAQYATQLVALVEMGILDLLAILKERAGEAIYKQELEKAKILITPSLMGERFKMIRFVKE, from the coding sequence GTGCGTTTTAGCGACTATATGCAAGAGTGGCTGTACGGAGAACAGGGGTATTACGCCTCGTACCGCCCGATCGGCAAAAAAGGGGATTTCTATACGGCGGTGAGTACCTCCAAGTTCTTCGGGGGAACGATCGCCAATCACATCGTCCGACGCATCGACGAGGGGTTTTTGCGAAGCGACGCGCTGATCTGTGAAATCGGCGCCCATCACGGCTACCTGCTCGCCGATATCATCGAATTCATCCATACGCTGCGTCCGCAGCTTCTGCAGACGCTTCGGTTCGGAATCGTCGAACGGTTCGAAGCGCTTCGAACGGCGCAGCAAAATTATTTCGACGAATCGTTCGGCAACGCGGTGAAGCTCGAACACTACGGCGATTTGACGGAAGTCTCCGAACGGTGCGCCTTTTTCGTCGCGAACGAGATTTTCGACGCGTTTCCCTGCGAATTGTTTTACAAAGGGAAAACGGGCCGCGTCGAAGAGGGGAAAGTCCTCTTCGACATCGACGATCCTGAAATAACGGAGCTGGCCGAAAAATATAAGCAGGATCGGGGCGAAATTGCGCGAGGATACGAGTCGTTTGCTCAGGCGATGCGCAAGGCGGCGGAACGTTTCGAATTCGTCAGTTTCGATTACGGCGAATTGCAGGCGCGAAGCGATTTTTCGATCCGCGTCTATCGTGAACACCAGGTCTACCCGCTCTTTGACGAAGCGCTCGACATGAATGAAGCGTTCGGCCGAAGCGACATCACCTACGACGTCAATTTCACCCACGTAAAAGAGGCGTTTGAAAACGAAGGCGTCGTTTGCGCCCAGTATGCGACGCAGCTTGTGGCGCTCGTGGAGATGGGGATTCTCGATCTGCTTGCGATCCTCAAGGAACGCGCCGGCGAAGCGATCTACAAACAAGAGCTCGAAAAAGCCAAAATACTCATTACCCCTTCGCTGATGGGGGAACGGTTCAAAATGATACGGTTCGTAAAGGAATAA